In the Candidatus Paceibacterota bacterium genome, one interval contains:
- a CDS encoding PilW family protein, producing the protein MRHLCQRSTATHQRGLSLVELMIALVIGLIFSIAILVVQSSLTKQNVQMSDVSQRDDQARAALNLVTRDLSNAGFMLGGVQPACSATLAYDNAGAMPGVFNQYPVSAVSQTTSPALPTASAQPALAPTSYTATPTDMLSIYVAKSGVAPQPAGAAMTLINSTLVNAAPNKGSTNSGPVVTTQLPLNSVTGINGGMVGYLRFFLRNGQQAPQWVCIRVPIVGAANTQTPNPINSLDPTLFPSNGYSGFNSALQSEKFLANGVDLSNAYFPAPTRFYLPFHDPANKDRILVVYYIALSNPGAAPGTAGNYPMLMRSEINALNDQIITPPTPVAAGVVSLQILFGVDETNSGAITNYLNWSDVVSNHFTGSVRSVLFGIISKTLHSDPKYNAPSAINIMPTTATLPSTGPVASDSFKPYNVPSAYANDRFSVLQSEVAVRNQIWPR; encoded by the coding sequence ATGCGACACCTCTGCCAGCGTTCTACGGCCACACATCAGCGCGGCCTGAGCCTTGTCGAATTGATGATCGCCCTGGTGATCGGGCTGATTTTTTCCATCGCCATCCTGGTGGTGCAATCATCGCTGACCAAGCAGAACGTCCAGATGTCGGACGTCTCGCAGCGTGACGATCAGGCCCGCGCCGCGCTCAACCTCGTCACCCGCGACCTCAGCAATGCTGGCTTCATGCTGGGCGGCGTACAGCCCGCATGCAGTGCCACACTGGCCTACGACAACGCAGGGGCCATGCCCGGTGTGTTCAACCAGTACCCCGTGTCGGCCGTATCGCAAACCACATCCCCGGCGCTGCCCACGGCCAGCGCGCAGCCCGCGCTGGCACCCACCTCCTACACCGCCACACCCACAGACATGCTCAGCATTTACGTGGCAAAAAGCGGCGTGGCTCCGCAGCCAGCCGGCGCGGCGATGACCTTAATCAATAGCACCCTGGTGAATGCCGCCCCAAATAAGGGATCAACTAACAGTGGACCTGTCGTCACGACACAACTACCGCTGAACAGCGTCACCGGAATCAATGGCGGCATGGTGGGTTACTTGCGCTTTTTTCTGAGAAACGGCCAACAGGCCCCTCAATGGGTCTGCATCCGCGTGCCGATCGTGGGCGCTGCGAACACTCAGACACCAAATCCGATTAACAGCCTTGACCCAACCCTGTTTCCAAGCAACGGTTACAGCGGATTCAATTCCGCACTGCAATCAGAGAAATTCTTGGCCAATGGCGTCGATCTTTCCAACGCCTACTTTCCGGCGCCGACACGGTTTTATCTCCCCTTTCATGACCCGGCCAACAAAGATCGGATCTTGGTGGTGTATTACATCGCCCTGTCCAATCCAGGCGCTGCGCCGGGAACTGCGGGCAACTATCCCATGCTCATGCGAAGCGAAATCAACGCGCTTAATGACCAAATCATCACGCCCCCAACTCCCGTCGCCGCAGGTGTGGTGAGCCTGCAGATCTTGTTTGGCGTGGATGAAACCAACTCAGGCGCAATTACCAATTACCTGAACTGGAGTGACGTGGTGAGCAATCACTTCACGGGCAGCGTGCGTAGCGTGCTGTTTGGAATCATTTCCAAAACATTGCACAGCGACCCCAAGTACAACGCCCCCAGCGCAATCAACATCATGCCGACAACAGCAACTTTGCCAAGCACCGGGCCCGTGGCCTCTGACAGTTTCAAGCCTTATAACGTGCCCAGCGCATACGCAAATGATCGATTTTCCGTGCTGCAGTCGGAAGTTGCCGTGAGGAATCAAATATGGCCGCGCTGA
- a CDS encoding pilus assembly protein PilV: MSLISVLVAIVVFSLGMLSIASLYSLAVPAVTSNQYATDTAAFGNQFWALVQANPAVVGQLAAGTSTYTSSTSGSAPPALQPFLANVFSNPATMLPNAKVTITPGPDAQGNACSAASCGLGLQIQWSNVGGANSGNALRTQNYNFQLGF, translated from the coding sequence ATGTCGCTCATCAGCGTGCTGGTCGCCATCGTCGTTTTCAGTTTAGGCATGCTCAGCATCGCCTCGCTTTACAGCCTGGCCGTACCTGCCGTCACCAGCAACCAATACGCCACCGACACCGCTGCCTTCGGCAACCAATTCTGGGCATTGGTGCAAGCCAACCCAGCGGTAGTCGGTCAATTGGCGGCAGGCACTTCTACCTACACATCGAGCACGTCGGGCTCTGCCCCGCCAGCGTTACAGCCCTTTCTCGCCAATGTATTCAGCAATCCCGCAACCATGCTGCCCAATGCCAAGGTCACCATCACCCCCGGCCCCGATGCGCAAGGCAACGCCTGCAGTGCCGCTTCCTGCGGCCTCGGTTTGCAAATCCAGTGGAGCAACGTCGGGGGCGCCAATAGCGGCAACGCCTTGCGCACACAGAACTACAACTTCCAGCTGGGGTTTTGA
- a CDS encoding GspH/FimT family pseudopilin, producing MSLIKSRQTGFTLIEMMVTIAIAALLGLMVVPNLVSMVDSGKTSVLVNKFPQDVAWARNQAVTTQQPVTITLGANNTCTWSTSVGGTVIAEHSMSPTQIANSYPGITCSITGGNTQTLTFDSQGFINTAPTITVTAAQGQTWTLQVLASGSVILNANTAS from the coding sequence CGTCAGACGGGCTTCACCCTCATCGAAATGATGGTGACCATCGCCATCGCCGCCCTCCTCGGCCTGATGGTCGTGCCCAATCTGGTGAGCATGGTCGATTCCGGCAAAACCTCGGTGCTGGTCAACAAGTTTCCACAAGACGTGGCCTGGGCGCGCAATCAGGCGGTGACCACGCAGCAGCCGGTCACCATCACCCTTGGGGCAAACAACACCTGCACCTGGAGCACTAGTGTGGGCGGAACGGTGATTGCGGAGCACTCAATGTCACCAACCCAAATCGCCAACAGCTACCCGGGCATTACCTGCAGCATCACCGGCGGCAACACGCAGACGCTCACTTTCGATAGCCAAGGCTTCATCAACACCGCGCCCACCATCACCGTGACTGCTGCGCAAGGCCAGACCTGGACGCTGCAGGTACTCGCCTCGGGCAGTGTGATTCTCAACGCCAACACCGCATCATGA